A region from the Sandaracinus amylolyticus genome encodes:
- a CDS encoding NAD(P)/FAD-dependent oxidoreductase, which produces MLRKEEPHVVVLGGGFGGLATARALRRAPVRVTLVDRSNHHLFQPLLYQVATAALAAPDIASPIRRLLAHQRNATVLMGEVARIDPAAHEVWLEDGSKLAYDYLVVATGMTHAYFGHDEWAAHAPGLKSLGEAIEVRNDILRSFERAEREPDPARRRELTTFVVIGAGPTGVELAGALAEIAGRTLAKDFRHFDPTTTRVVLVEAGPRILPTFAPELSDKALAELKRLGVEVRLSTKVTKIEEGCVHMGDEVVRSNTILWAAGVRASPLTKDLGTELDRAGRVKVADDCTVPARPEIFMLGDLISKEQDGKMLPGVAQLALQTGRHAAKNIVRSVKGQERLPFRYRDKGSMATIGRAKAIAEIGRVKLAGFVAWVLWLFIHVMFLVEFRNRLAVLFEWAWAYLTWQRSSRVILETPSAPSTRAVAQEASQARTEIPAQPAAKLPGGAAPTPAVPSTRMPTPAPAE; this is translated from the coding sequence ATGCTGCGCAAGGAAGAACCTCACGTCGTCGTCCTCGGTGGAGGCTTCGGCGGGCTCGCGACGGCGCGCGCGCTCCGGCGCGCTCCGGTGCGCGTGACCTTGGTCGACCGCAGCAACCACCACCTCTTCCAGCCGCTCCTCTATCAAGTCGCCACCGCGGCGCTCGCGGCGCCCGACATCGCGTCGCCGATCCGCCGCCTGCTCGCGCACCAGCGCAACGCGACCGTGCTCATGGGGGAGGTCGCGCGCATCGATCCCGCGGCGCACGAGGTCTGGCTCGAGGACGGCTCGAAGCTCGCGTACGACTACCTCGTCGTCGCGACCGGCATGACGCACGCGTACTTCGGCCACGACGAGTGGGCCGCGCACGCGCCCGGTCTCAAGTCGCTCGGCGAGGCGATCGAGGTCCGCAACGACATCCTCCGCTCGTTCGAGCGCGCGGAGCGCGAGCCCGATCCCGCGCGTCGCCGCGAGCTGACGACGTTCGTCGTGATCGGCGCGGGCCCGACCGGGGTCGAGCTCGCGGGCGCGCTCGCGGAGATCGCGGGGCGCACGCTCGCGAAGGACTTCCGCCACTTCGATCCCACCACGACGCGCGTCGTGCTGGTCGAGGCGGGCCCGCGCATCCTGCCGACCTTCGCGCCCGAGCTGTCCGACAAGGCGCTCGCCGAGCTGAAGCGGCTCGGCGTGGAGGTCCGCCTCTCGACGAAGGTCACGAAGATCGAAGAGGGCTGCGTGCACATGGGCGACGAGGTCGTGCGCAGCAACACGATCCTCTGGGCCGCAGGCGTGCGCGCGAGCCCGCTGACGAAGGACCTCGGCACCGAGCTCGATCGCGCCGGACGCGTGAAGGTCGCGGACGACTGCACCGTGCCCGCGCGCCCCGAGATCTTCATGCTCGGCGACCTGATCTCGAAGGAGCAGGACGGCAAGATGCTCCCCGGCGTCGCGCAGCTCGCGCTGCAGACCGGACGCCACGCGGCGAAGAACATCGTGCGCTCGGTGAAGGGCCAGGAGCGGCTGCCCTTCCGGTATCGCGACAAGGGCTCGATGGCGACGATCGGACGCGCGAAGGCGATCGCCGAGATCGGACGCGTGAAGCTCGCCGGCTTCGTCGCGTGGGTCCTCTGGCTCTTCATCCACGTCATGTTCCTCGTCGAGTTCCGCAATCGGCTCGCGGTGCTCTTCGAGTGGGCGTGGGCGTACCTCACGTGGCAGCGCAGCTCGCGCGTGATCCTCGAGACCCCCTCGGCGCCGAGCACGCGCGCGGTCGCGCAAGAGGCGTCGCAGGCGCGCACCGAGATCCCGGCGCAGCCCGCGGCGAAGCTGCCTGGCGGTGCCGCGCCGACGCCCGCGGTGCCGAGCACGCGAATGCCGACCCCCGCGCCCGCCGAGTGA
- a CDS encoding SixA phosphatase family protein, which produces MDVFVVRHAIAEDAAPGQDDAQRALTRDGRRRFERAVKGLRALDVTFERVLHSPWKRAVETAELLAPVVSGPLEETPLLAKAPSPALYEALSRHTEEGPIAVVGHQPWLGEAIAWLVLGDTKHGGTIDLKKGGVVWLEGEPKRGEMRLRAHLPPRVLRALR; this is translated from the coding sequence ATGGACGTGTTCGTGGTGCGTCACGCGATCGCGGAGGACGCGGCGCCAGGGCAGGACGACGCGCAGCGCGCGCTGACGCGTGATGGTCGCCGGCGCTTCGAGCGCGCGGTGAAGGGGCTCCGCGCGCTCGACGTCACGTTCGAGCGCGTGCTTCACAGCCCGTGGAAGCGCGCGGTCGAGACCGCCGAGCTGCTCGCGCCCGTCGTCAGCGGCCCCCTCGAAGAGACGCCGCTGCTCGCGAAGGCGCCGTCGCCCGCGCTCTACGAAGCGCTCTCGCGACACACCGAGGAGGGCCCGATCGCGGTCGTCGGGCACCAGCCCTGGCTCGGCGAGGCGATCGCGTGGCTCGTGCTCGGCGACACGAAGCACGGCGGCACGATCGATCTGAAGAAGGGCGGCGTCGTGTGGCTCGAGGGCGAGCCCAAGCGCGGCGAGATGCGGCTGCGCGCGCACCTGCCTCCGCGGGTGCTGCGCGCGCTGCGGTGA
- a CDS encoding carbohydrate porin — protein METQPSEEAAAADAVIDAAEDAEAPPEGALAEARSTESDAGDADDDDEDGDEEDGDDFWSGFQFGSYGRVVAASDLQGRTGRQSRIVSFAPRVDEDDTYAEIELRREDRMFGIDTRIVATVAYAGPLFHYDGEFDERIAIRNLFAEASNILVSGLSIWGGSRMVRGDDVYLMNFWPLDNLNMVGGGLRYAFEDDLEFALSVGMSQPNNPFQRQVDLFPARAGFLPDEVFVLDRPRIVVAGRATWWPFGRFADMGLKAVLYGEQHFLAAGERRRPDGTLEGLPEDSGYVLGAQVGGYIGSQRTFANLFFRYGRGLGAYDPLGVPFRTGTVISTGRAEEIRLALSANWEWNESNDIGIGVMLGAWWRLFRDADPSVFDRSAISEGAISVRPIVWLGRFAGLQADLSFQGMQTTALNEISGDPEGGAVFKFGFIPFVSPWGRGSYTRPHIRLHYVLTARDEGAQRLYNDADPRSREDLEHFLGVSVEWWFSSSSYAP, from the coding sequence TTGGAGACCCAGCCGAGCGAGGAAGCCGCCGCCGCCGACGCGGTGATCGACGCCGCCGAGGACGCCGAGGCGCCGCCCGAGGGCGCGCTCGCCGAGGCGCGCTCGACCGAGTCCGACGCCGGCGATGCGGACGACGACGACGAAGACGGCGACGAAGAAGACGGCGACGACTTCTGGAGCGGCTTCCAGTTCGGCTCGTACGGCCGCGTGGTCGCCGCGTCGGATCTGCAGGGCCGCACCGGTCGCCAGTCGCGCATCGTCTCGTTCGCGCCGCGCGTCGACGAGGACGACACCTACGCCGAGATCGAGCTGCGCCGCGAGGACCGCATGTTCGGCATCGACACGCGCATCGTCGCGACCGTCGCGTACGCCGGGCCGCTCTTCCACTACGACGGCGAGTTCGACGAGCGCATCGCGATCCGCAACCTCTTCGCCGAGGCGAGCAACATCCTGGTGAGCGGCCTGTCGATCTGGGGCGGCTCGCGGATGGTCCGCGGCGACGACGTCTACCTCATGAACTTCTGGCCGCTCGACAACCTCAACATGGTCGGCGGCGGTCTTCGTTATGCGTTCGAGGACGACCTCGAGTTCGCGCTCTCGGTCGGCATGTCGCAGCCGAACAATCCCTTCCAGCGGCAGGTCGATCTCTTCCCAGCGCGCGCGGGCTTCCTGCCCGACGAAGTGTTCGTGCTCGATCGCCCGCGCATCGTCGTCGCGGGCCGCGCGACGTGGTGGCCCTTCGGGCGCTTCGCCGACATGGGCCTCAAGGCCGTGCTCTACGGCGAGCAGCACTTCCTCGCGGCGGGTGAGCGTCGCCGTCCCGACGGAACGCTCGAGGGGCTTCCCGAGGACTCGGGATATGTGCTCGGAGCACAGGTCGGCGGGTACATCGGGAGCCAGCGCACGTTCGCGAACTTGTTCTTCCGCTACGGGCGCGGGCTCGGCGCGTACGACCCGCTCGGCGTCCCGTTCCGCACCGGCACCGTGATCTCGACGGGGCGTGCCGAGGAGATCCGGCTCGCGCTCTCGGCGAACTGGGAGTGGAACGAGTCGAACGACATCGGCATCGGCGTGATGCTCGGCGCGTGGTGGCGCCTCTTCCGCGACGCGGATCCGTCGGTCTTCGATCGCAGCGCGATCTCCGAGGGCGCGATCTCGGTGCGCCCGATCGTGTGGCTCGGACGCTTCGCGGGCCTCCAGGCGGACCTGAGCTTCCAGGGCATGCAGACGACCGCGCTCAACGAGATCAGCGGCGACCCCGAGGGCGGCGCGGTGTTCAAGTTCGGGTTCATCCCGTTCGTCTCGCCGTGGGGCCGCGGCAGCTACACGCGCCCGCACATCCGGCTGCACTACGTGCTCACGGCGCGCGACGAGGGCGCGCAGCGCCTGTACAACGACGCCGATCCGCGCTCGCGCGAGGACCTCGAGCACTTCCTCGGAGTGTCCGTCGAGTGGTGGTTCTCGAGCTCCAGCTACGCGCCTTGA
- a CDS encoding helix-turn-helix transcriptional regulator yields MRDGRGVELARVELGAPSWWVSMAEGLVLLLVVRGEGTARCRGERIVLHEGLARLCMPHEVAVVETERTPIALALFQVPRALLRSAAERAERFEVSPTLAALASDVASRWQRDARDGIDDALTEMLALLPSARTIAAERPRRSVLEPGAVRRARLYLESRFRTTPTLDDLVAESGASKFHLARSFRAYHGVPPHTYLNYYRLAVARTLIASGARGSDAAVATGFADQSHFSRSFRKLIGVSPLAYARVGDTRTTGRGSSVRRVPDARSGDGGGPRASSEEGA; encoded by the coding sequence GTGAGGGACGGGCGCGGCGTCGAGCTCGCGCGAGTCGAGCTCGGAGCGCCGAGCTGGTGGGTGAGCATGGCGGAGGGGCTCGTGCTGCTCCTCGTCGTGCGAGGGGAGGGCACGGCGCGCTGCCGCGGCGAGCGCATCGTGCTGCACGAGGGCCTCGCACGACTATGCATGCCGCACGAGGTCGCGGTCGTGGAGACCGAGCGCACTCCGATCGCGCTCGCGTTGTTCCAGGTCCCGCGCGCGCTCTTGCGGAGCGCGGCGGAGCGTGCGGAGCGCTTCGAGGTGAGCCCCACGCTCGCCGCGCTCGCCTCCGACGTGGCCTCGCGCTGGCAGCGCGATGCGCGTGACGGCATCGACGACGCGCTCACCGAGATGCTCGCGCTCCTCCCGAGCGCGCGCACGATCGCGGCGGAGCGACCGCGTCGCTCGGTGCTCGAGCCGGGCGCGGTGCGTCGCGCGCGGCTGTACCTCGAGAGCCGGTTCCGCACGACGCCGACGCTCGACGATCTCGTGGCCGAGAGCGGGGCGAGCAAGTTCCACCTCGCGCGCTCGTTCCGCGCGTACCACGGCGTGCCGCCGCACACGTACCTCAACTACTACCGGCTCGCCGTCGCGCGCACGCTGATCGCGAGCGGCGCGCGCGGCTCGGACGCGGCGGTCGCGACGGGCTTCGCCGATCAGAGCCACTTCAGTCGCTCGTTCCGCAAGCTGATCGGCGTCTCACCGCTCGCCTACGCACGCGTCGGCGATACGCGCACGACGGGTCGGGGCTCGTCGGTGCGGCGCGTGCCCGACGCGCGAAGCGGCGACGGCGGCGGACCACGCGCCTCGTCGGAAGAGGGCGCCTGA
- a CDS encoding response regulator, giving the protein MSQRNARGLSVALSPSDAAPSEASSAPRGLTRATARRARVMIVDDNAWLLRTIADVLARAGLTVVPLSDARVALELASRVSFDVVLVDLEMPDVDGARVLRDLCRVAPSTKRFLMTSSSDEARIAELTPLVRRVLRKPFTPDALLGALHEEGVVREVGTRA; this is encoded by the coding sequence ATGAGCCAGCGGAACGCACGTGGACTGAGCGTCGCGCTCTCGCCGAGCGACGCCGCGCCGAGCGAGGCATCGTCGGCGCCGCGCGGTCTGACGCGCGCGACCGCGCGTCGCGCGCGCGTGATGATCGTCGACGACAACGCCTGGCTGCTGCGGACCATCGCGGACGTGCTCGCGCGTGCGGGGCTCACGGTGGTGCCGCTGAGCGATGCGCGCGTCGCGCTCGAGCTCGCGTCGCGCGTCTCGTTCGACGTCGTGCTGGTCGATCTCGAGATGCCCGACGTCGACGGTGCGCGCGTGCTGCGCGACCTCTGCCGCGTCGCGCCGTCGACGAAGCGGTTCCTGATGACGAGCTCGAGCGACGAGGCGCGCATCGCCGAGCTCACGCCGTTGGTCAGGCGTGTGCTGCGCAAGCCGTTCACGCCGGATGCCCTGCTCGGGGCCCTTCACGAAGAGGGAGTGGTGCGCGAGGTCGGGACCAGGGCATGA
- a CDS encoding hybrid sensor histidine kinase/response regulator — MHRSRTASSSSLRVVAREEAQSTAPSAALAQLVSDAVRIERAPHDRARSLSRMPWTESSFASVRRSRGAALTRSSEIEIDVRIEKTAVHPVCPAPSCPPRSERRRVQAMASAGIAVFEWSPNGDRLHVEGALHEGVEGATCRDALVSCFDPAQRAALARALEDAARSQQRIEMELRVHGRDEWLLLRGEGRAEPTPHVIGALVDVTDAKRRSEALAQALEAERASRHEAERVNRAHEEFVAMLSHELRGPLSAVLGWAQILRSGACDQPTLAKAIEVIERNARAQERIVSDLLDVARALAGKLLLDRGRLRVADPVRVVVEGLRAAAERAQVELSFGPIARDAFVLADVSRVEQIVSNLVSNALKFTPPGGRVRVSVERTTEVARIVVEDTGRGLDAEVLPVLFVRWRQVRRSDSKRGGLGLGLSIVKQLVELHEGRVSATSEGVGRGSTFVVELPLVGVTERPDAVLAPMEASTALAGRRVLLVDEDRDAVELASRALRASHAEVVATSSEDDAWRELESGGPWDVLVAELGAPDERGRSLVHRWRLRERETGAPHLPALCASVYARAVDRQRALDAGFDEHVVKPVASHALVAAVASLVSGARVPR, encoded by the coding sequence GTGCATCGATCCCGAACCGCGTCGAGCTCGTCGCTGCGCGTCGTCGCGCGCGAAGAGGCGCAGTCGACCGCACCGAGCGCGGCGCTCGCGCAGCTGGTGTCGGACGCCGTGAGGATCGAGCGCGCGCCGCACGATCGCGCGCGATCGCTGAGCCGGATGCCGTGGACCGAGTCGTCGTTCGCGTCGGTACGGAGGAGCCGCGGCGCGGCGCTCACGCGCAGCAGCGAGATCGAGATCGACGTCCGGATCGAGAAGACCGCCGTTCACCCGGTGTGCCCCGCGCCCTCGTGCCCGCCGCGCAGCGAGCGACGGCGCGTGCAGGCGATGGCGAGCGCAGGCATCGCCGTGTTCGAGTGGAGCCCGAACGGCGACCGCCTCCACGTCGAAGGCGCGCTGCACGAGGGCGTCGAGGGCGCGACGTGCCGCGACGCGCTCGTGTCGTGCTTCGATCCCGCGCAGCGCGCGGCGCTGGCGCGCGCGCTCGAGGACGCCGCGCGCTCGCAGCAGCGCATCGAGATGGAGCTGCGCGTGCACGGTCGCGACGAGTGGCTGCTGCTGCGCGGTGAGGGGCGCGCGGAGCCGACGCCTCACGTGATCGGCGCGCTCGTCGACGTCACCGACGCGAAGCGGCGCAGCGAAGCGCTCGCGCAGGCGCTCGAGGCCGAGCGCGCGTCGCGGCACGAGGCCGAGCGCGTGAACCGCGCGCACGAGGAGTTCGTCGCGATGCTCTCGCACGAGCTGCGCGGGCCGCTCTCGGCGGTCCTCGGCTGGGCGCAGATCCTTCGCTCGGGGGCGTGCGATCAGCCGACGCTCGCGAAGGCGATCGAGGTGATCGAGCGCAACGCGCGGGCGCAGGAGCGCATCGTCTCGGACCTGCTCGACGTCGCGCGCGCGCTCGCGGGCAAGCTGCTGCTCGATCGCGGGCGCCTGCGCGTCGCGGATCCGGTGCGCGTGGTCGTCGAGGGGCTCCGCGCCGCGGCCGAGCGCGCGCAGGTGGAGCTCTCGTTCGGGCCGATCGCGCGGGATGCGTTCGTGCTCGCGGACGTGTCGCGCGTCGAGCAGATCGTCTCGAACCTCGTCTCGAACGCGCTGAAGTTCACGCCGCCCGGCGGGCGCGTGCGGGTGTCGGTCGAGCGCACCACGGAGGTCGCGCGCATCGTCGTGGAGGACACCGGGCGCGGGCTCGACGCCGAGGTGCTGCCGGTGCTCTTCGTGCGGTGGCGTCAGGTGCGGCGGAGCGACTCGAAGCGCGGCGGGCTCGGGCTCGGGCTCTCGATCGTGAAGCAGCTCGTGGAGCTGCACGAGGGGCGCGTCAGCGCGACGAGCGAGGGAGTCGGGCGCGGGAGCACGTTCGTCGTCGAGCTCCCGCTCGTCGGGGTGACCGAGAGACCGGACGCCGTGCTCGCGCCGATGGAGGCGAGCACCGCGCTCGCGGGTCGCCGCGTGCTCCTCGTCGACGAGGATCGCGACGCGGTCGAGCTCGCGTCGCGCGCGCTGCGCGCGTCGCACGCGGAGGTCGTGGCGACGTCGTCCGAGGACGATGCGTGGCGCGAGCTCGAGAGCGGCGGCCCGTGGGACGTGCTCGTCGCGGAGCTCGGCGCGCCCGACGAGCGCGGCCGATCGCTCGTGCATCGGTGGCGTCTGCGCGAGCGCGAGACGGGCGCGCCGCACCTGCCCGCGCTCTGCGCGTCGGTGTACGCGCGCGCGGTCGATCGTCAGCGCGCGCTCGATGCGGGGTTCGACGAGCACGTCGTGAAGCCCGTCGCGTCGCACGCGCTCGTCGCGGCCGTCGCATCGCTCGTGTCGGGAGCGCGGGTCCCTCGATGA
- a CDS encoding MarR family winged helix-turn-helix transcriptional regulator, translated as MEQAPPPGSFFDDHTEPLDQRIASGLAKIGLALKHQSSQAAGERGLSPTQGQILATLLTAGPMRPSALAARLALRLPGVSESARTLVEKDLVEKLVDPDDARATLLALTARGRREAKRAAGWPDFLATAVEALEPDEQAAFYRGLLKMIRTLQEREQIPVSRMCLGCTHFRANAHPGEGKPHHCALVDAPLANDQLRLDCVDQVPASAELAASNWDALTRSR; from the coding sequence ATGGAGCAAGCGCCGCCGCCCGGGTCGTTCTTCGACGACCACACCGAGCCGCTCGATCAGCGCATCGCGAGCGGCCTCGCGAAGATCGGGCTCGCGCTCAAGCACCAGTCCTCGCAGGCCGCGGGCGAGCGCGGTCTCTCGCCCACGCAGGGGCAGATCCTCGCGACGCTGCTCACCGCCGGTCCGATGCGCCCGTCGGCGCTCGCGGCGCGCCTCGCGCTGCGGCTCCCGGGCGTGAGCGAGTCGGCGCGCACGCTGGTCGAGAAGGACCTCGTCGAGAAGCTCGTCGACCCCGACGACGCGCGCGCCACGCTGCTCGCGCTCACTGCGCGTGGGCGCCGCGAGGCGAAGCGCGCCGCCGGCTGGCCCGACTTCCTCGCGACCGCGGTGGAAGCGCTCGAGCCCGACGAGCAGGCCGCGTTCTATCGCGGGCTGCTCAAGATGATCCGCACGCTGCAGGAGCGAGAGCAGATCCCGGTGAGCCGCATGTGCCTCGGGTGCACGCACTTCCGCGCGAACGCGCACCCGGGCGAAGGCAAGCCGCACCACTGCGCGCTCGTCGACGCGCCGCTCGCGAACGACCAGCTGCGTCTCGACTGCGTCGATCAGGTCCCCGCCTCGGCCGAGCTCGCGGCGAGCAACTGGGACGCGCTCACGCGCTCGCGCTGA
- a CDS encoding SDR family oxidoreductase produces the protein MKIVVIGGTGLIGSKLVARLEARGHEAVAAAPNTGVNTMTGEGLAGALEGAQVVVDVSNSPSFEADAAMSFFTTSTRNVLDAEKAAGVRHHVVLSVVGTERLTESGYFRAKRAQEDIISASGVPYTIVHSTQFFEFVKGIADAATVGDTVRLTHARVQPIAADDVAEAMASAALGAPKNGVLEVAGPEQYGLDDLVSKALVARGDARRVARDEDAGYFGAHVEETTLVPGEGALVFATRFDDWLSR, from the coding sequence GTGAAGATCGTCGTGATCGGAGGCACGGGTCTCATCGGATCGAAGCTGGTCGCGCGGCTGGAGGCGCGCGGCCACGAGGCGGTCGCGGCCGCGCCGAACACCGGCGTGAACACGATGACGGGCGAGGGGCTCGCGGGCGCGCTCGAGGGCGCGCAGGTCGTCGTCGACGTGTCGAACTCGCCCTCGTTCGAGGCGGACGCGGCGATGTCGTTCTTCACGACCTCGACCCGCAACGTCCTCGACGCCGAGAAGGCCGCGGGCGTGCGGCATCACGTCGTGCTCTCGGTGGTGGGCACCGAGCGGCTCACGGAGAGCGGCTACTTCCGCGCGAAGCGCGCGCAGGAGGACATCATCAGCGCGTCGGGCGTGCCCTACACGATCGTGCACTCGACGCAGTTCTTCGAGTTCGTGAAGGGCATCGCGGACGCGGCGACCGTCGGCGACACCGTGCGCCTCACGCACGCGCGGGTGCAGCCGATCGCCGCGGACGACGTCGCGGAAGCGATGGCGAGCGCCGCGCTCGGCGCGCCGAAGAACGGCGTGCTCGAGGTCGCGGGCCCCGAGCAGTACGGCCTCGACGACCTCGTCAGCAAGGCGCTGGTCGCGCGAGGCGACGCGCGTCGTGTCGCGCGCGACGAAGACGCCGGCTACTTCGGCGCGCACGTGGAGGAGACGACGCTCGTGCCCGGCGAGGGCGCGCTCGTCTTCGCGACGCGCTTCGACGACTGGCTCTCGCGCTGA
- a CDS encoding ATP-binding cassette domain-containing protein, translating into MSGSMSSRLVEARGLSFAFGDGAPLFESLDLSLAPGWHGLVGENGAGKTTLLRLIAGELAPDAGRVIVVDHALVVLCPQRVDEIDAHVRELASRDDGDAQRLRATLALDVGSLARWATLSPGERKRWQVAGALAREPDVLLLDEPSNHLDADAQRALARALSRFRGAGVIVSHDRALLDAITARTIRLDARRARVWEGAYSDAREAWIAEEDARRTERELLRDRAKKEARKLEHVRQERARAESMRSTSKRMRNPGDSDSRGILAQTRADWAEARLARSAAVRRGAVERAEERVEALGPVTKAKGRSVLFAYESSAKSVVLAIDAEEVRAGERVILRDVRLSLGRHDRVRLEGPNGAGKTTLLHALMANASARVLFVPQEIAREETARTVASLRALPGDARGRAMSLLAALGADPARVLASPEPSPGEARKLAIALGLATEVHAVVLDEPTNHLDLPSIERLEEALERYPGALLVVTHDARFAAKIANEAWRIEGEHVVRAPM; encoded by the coding sequence ATGTCTGGTTCGATGTCGTCGCGCCTCGTGGAGGCGCGCGGGCTCTCGTTCGCGTTCGGCGACGGAGCGCCGCTCTTCGAGTCGTTGGATCTCTCGCTCGCGCCCGGCTGGCACGGGCTCGTCGGTGAGAACGGCGCAGGCAAGACGACGCTGCTGCGTCTGATCGCCGGTGAGCTCGCGCCCGACGCGGGCCGTGTGATCGTGGTCGATCACGCGCTCGTCGTGCTCTGCCCGCAGCGCGTCGACGAGATCGACGCGCACGTGCGCGAGCTCGCGTCGCGCGACGACGGGGACGCGCAGCGGCTGCGCGCGACGCTCGCGCTCGACGTCGGCTCGCTCGCGCGCTGGGCGACGCTCTCGCCCGGCGAGCGCAAGCGTTGGCAGGTCGCGGGCGCGCTCGCGCGCGAGCCGGACGTGCTGCTGCTCGACGAGCCGAGCAATCACCTCGACGCCGATGCGCAGCGCGCGCTCGCGCGTGCGCTCTCGCGCTTCCGCGGCGCGGGTGTGATCGTCTCGCACGATCGCGCGCTGCTCGATGCGATCACCGCGCGCACGATCCGCCTCGACGCGCGACGCGCGCGAGTCTGGGAGGGCGCGTACTCGGACGCGCGCGAGGCGTGGATCGCGGAGGAGGACGCACGCCGCACGGAGCGCGAGCTGCTGCGCGATCGCGCGAAGAAGGAGGCGCGGAAGCTCGAGCACGTGCGGCAGGAGAGGGCGCGCGCGGAGTCGATGCGTTCGACGTCGAAGCGGATGCGCAACCCGGGCGACTCCGACTCGCGCGGGATCCTCGCGCAGACGCGCGCCGACTGGGCGGAGGCGCGCCTCGCGCGCAGCGCGGCCGTGCGGCGGGGCGCGGTCGAGCGCGCGGAAGAGCGCGTCGAGGCGCTCGGCCCCGTCACGAAGGCGAAGGGGCGCTCGGTGCTCTTCGCGTACGAGAGCTCGGCGAAGAGCGTCGTGCTCGCGATCGACGCGGAGGAGGTGCGCGCGGGCGAGCGCGTGATCTTGCGCGACGTGCGCCTCTCGCTCGGGAGGCACGATCGCGTGCGCCTCGAGGGACCGAACGGCGCGGGCAAGACGACGCTGCTCCACGCGCTGATGGCGAACGCGAGCGCGCGCGTGCTCTTCGTGCCGCAGGAGATCGCGCGCGAGGAGACGGCGCGCACCGTCGCGTCGCTGCGTGCTCTACCCGGCGATGCGCGCGGTCGCGCGATGTCGTTGCTCGCGGCGCTGGGCGCCGATCCCGCGCGCGTGCTCGCGTCACCCGAGCCCTCGCCGGGCGAGGCGCGCAAGCTCGCGATCGCGCTGGGTCTCGCGACGGAGGTGCACGCGGTGGTGCTCGACGAGCCCACGAACCACCTCGATCTGCCGTCGATCGAGCGGCTCGAGGAGGCGCTCGAGCGCTACCCGGGCGCGCTGCTCGTGGTGACGCACGACGCGCGCTTCGCGGCGAAGATCGCGAACGAAGCGTGGCGCATCGAGGGCGAGCACGTCGTGCGCGCGCCGATGTGA
- a CDS encoding protoglobin domain-containing protein yields MTIPGYTYGSSSLARSPITLDDFERMKRSVLFGDDDVAALRASERVLADQTDAILDVWYGFVGSQPHLLASFSDATTRAPLPGYLDAVRKRFGQWILDTARAEHDQKWLDYQHEIALRHHRVKKNRTDGASAAPIVPFRDLFLLVFPVTHTLRPFLARKGDAPEQVERMHQAWVKSCLLQVTLWSHPYVHPTDY; encoded by the coding sequence ATGACGATCCCCGGCTACACGTACGGCAGCAGCTCGCTCGCGCGCTCTCCGATCACGCTCGACGACTTCGAGCGCATGAAGCGCTCGGTGCTCTTCGGCGACGACGACGTCGCGGCGCTGCGCGCGTCGGAGCGCGTGCTCGCCGATCAGACCGACGCGATCCTGGACGTCTGGTACGGCTTCGTCGGCAGCCAACCGCACCTGCTGGCGTCGTTCTCCGACGCGACGACGCGCGCGCCGCTCCCCGGCTACCTCGACGCGGTGCGCAAGCGCTTCGGCCAGTGGATCCTCGACACCGCGCGCGCCGAGCACGACCAGAAGTGGCTCGACTACCAGCACGAGATCGCGCTGCGCCACCACCGCGTGAAGAAGAACCGCACCGACGGCGCGAGCGCGGCGCCGATCGTGCCGTTCCGCGATCTCTTCCTGCTCGTGTTCCCGGTGACGCACACGCTGCGCCCGTTCCTCGCGAGGAAGGGCGACGCGCCCGAGCAGGTCGAGCGCATGCACCAGGCGTGGGTGAAGTCGTGCCTGCTCCAGGTGACGCTCTGGAGCCACCCGTACGTGCACCCGACCGACTACTGA